AAGCCATCGCCGCGCTCACGACCGCACTGCGCAAACCAGCCGAAGACGAGACTGCACCGACCGTGCTCCCCGTCTCAACCTACTTCATCCCCCGCGAATCCAGCGGGCCCATTTCCGCCTGAGAACATTCAACGTCAGCTTCAAAACAACACACATCATGAACACGCTCCACCGCCTGCTCGCCCTCCCGGTCCTCGCCCTGACCGTTGCCACCGCTAACGCCGGAACATTCGCCGAGATCAACTTGGTTGATAACAGCCTTGCCGACTGGACCGGCATTGTTGCGTCCGCCACCAACACCGGCGCTGGACCGGTAGACCAAATCTTCGTGTCCAACAACGACACGCGCCTTTTTATCCTCATCACATTTAAGACAAACACCAATATTCTGACGGACGGCTTTCGTCTGAACATCGATAGCGATGGTAATGCAAACACCGGTTTCCACACTTACGGAACACCGAGCATAGGCTCGGAGGTTCTTTTTGAAGGAGACACCGCTTATCGCCAGGCAGACGGAGTGTATAGCACCGGAACATCGGCGCCTTTTTCCTTGCTCATCGGGCCTTACAACCAAGCCGTCGCCGCGCTTGAGTTCGGCATCGTCCGCACAGCCATGGTCGATAGCACGCCGATCTTCCAAAGTGGCACAATCAACTTGGCGACTTATTTTGAATCGCCCGGCAGCTCCTCACTCATCGGGCCGATCAACTACACCTTCGCCTCCGCCGTCCCCGAGCCCTCCACCTACGCAGCTCTCGCGGGCATGGGCGTCCTCACACT
This portion of the Rariglobus hedericola genome encodes:
- a CDS encoding PEP-CTERM sorting domain-containing protein encodes the protein MNTLHRLLALPVLALTVATANAGTFAEINLVDNSLADWTGIVASATNTGAGPVDQIFVSNNDTRLFILITFKTNTNILTDGFRLNIDSDGNANTGFHTYGTPSIGSEVLFEGDTAYRQADGVYSTGTSAPFSLLIGPYNQAVAALEFGIVRTAMVDSTPIFQSGTINLATYFESPGSSSLIGPINYTFASAVPEPSTYAALAGMGVLTLAFFRRRR